The Synergistota bacterium genomic sequence CTAACATAATCATCATAGATGAGATAAGGATAACCAACAACACCAACATAAGATCCATTTGTGTTTTCCTTCCTTCTCCCGTTTACGGACTCTCGCAAACAAGCATCTTTTAAGACAAGCTCTCTTGCTTCATCAGGCCAGAAGCCTATCTTCATGAGCTTAGACACCGTCTTTGAGGCCATAGCTGCCTTTTTGTAAGCCTTCAGAATACTGAAAAAGCTATGTCCTAAGTCTCTCCCTACCTTAAGATAAAAATCAAGTTTACGCCAAAAAGTTCCGAGATAAGCATTAACAGAAAAAACCCTCGGAACCGAAACCCTTATAATATCAGGAAGCCCTCTAAATTTAGGACAAAGGGTCACTCTCCTCCATTTGTCAAGGTTCATTAAACGAGGAGAGAAAATTAAATCCACTTTTTCCCTAAGATATATAGAGTGCCCTATCGTAAGTTTTAGGGATATGCAAGCTTCATTAACACCCTCTTTAACCCCTATATCCAGTATATTTTTATTAGTTAAAGGAGATATTTCAACACTATGCCCAAGCTCCTCAAGAAAAACTTTCCATTCCGTTAAAAAGGGCTCATAATAAAGACCCCTTGGAATACCAAACTTCAAGCTGCCACCCTCCTTCTCATCCGAAGAAGGTCTACAAAAGCTTCTATACGCGTT encodes the following:
- a CDS encoding acyl-CoA dehydratase activase-related protein produces the protein MKFGIPRGLYYEPFLTEWKVFLEELGHSVEISPLTNKNILDIGVKEGVNEACISLKLTIGHSIYLREKVDLIFSPRLMNLDKWRRVTLCPKFRGLPDIIRVSVPRVFSVNAYLGTFWRKLDFYLKVGRDLGHSFFSILKAYKKAAMASKTVSKLMKIGFWPDEARELVLKDACLRESVNGRRKENTNGSYVGVVGYPYLIYDDYVSHSLIKRLNKIGFNVITPEMLDEKEIEGFLKTLFKPLFWSQSNKVLGAAFALLKKPEIEGIIHISSFSCGTDAWVGRLIELEARRVGKPLMRIVVDEHTAEAGLLTRLEAFTDLVRWRRGRAVI